The proteins below come from a single Kitasatospora sp. NBC_00315 genomic window:
- a CDS encoding ROK family protein: protein MAERSKQTVRDLRRGNRSAVLRHLYFEGLLSRNELVRDTGLSGGTISNVVGELMADGLVEEAGSVDSDGGRPRILLKVAAARGYLVGVDVGETQVRVALYDLALTELAACDQPLSDHGHDVAHVVQLILDGLAEVLSGTGTDRSRVLGVGIGVPGIVEQGDPAAEPDDPGGVGAVVHSQTIDWDAVPLGRLLRAGTDLPLHIDNGAKTLGQAEMWFGAGRGASHAVIALFGSGVGACVIANGTPYRGATSSAGEWGHTKVHVGGRLCRCGARGCLEAYVGAEALVERWGVADAASSSSEKAGLAALLAAAERDDPVADALLCETAEYLGASIADLINLFNPERIVIGGWAGLLLGPRLLPAIRAAARSYALRFPCEQTSIELGLLGPDAVTMGAATLPLASFLDSGGDVPEAGRREVRILR from the coding sequence ATGGCAGAGCGAAGCAAGCAAACCGTCCGTGACCTGCGAAGGGGCAACAGATCGGCGGTCCTGCGCCACCTGTACTTCGAGGGCCTGCTCAGTCGTAACGAATTGGTACGCGACACCGGACTGAGTGGCGGGACCATCAGCAACGTGGTCGGCGAGCTCATGGCGGACGGCCTGGTGGAGGAGGCCGGCTCGGTCGACTCCGACGGCGGCCGGCCGCGGATCCTGCTCAAAGTGGCGGCCGCCCGCGGCTACTTGGTGGGTGTCGACGTGGGGGAGACGCAGGTCAGGGTCGCCCTGTACGACCTGGCGCTGACCGAGCTGGCCGCCTGCGACCAGCCGCTCTCCGACCACGGGCACGACGTCGCGCACGTGGTCCAGCTGATCCTGGACGGCCTGGCCGAGGTCCTGAGCGGGACGGGGACCGACCGCTCCCGGGTGCTCGGGGTCGGCATCGGGGTGCCCGGCATCGTCGAACAGGGCGATCCGGCGGCCGAGCCGGACGACCCCGGTGGCGTCGGCGCGGTGGTGCACAGCCAGACCATCGACTGGGACGCCGTCCCGCTCGGGCGGCTGCTGCGGGCGGGCACCGATCTGCCGCTGCACATCGACAACGGCGCCAAGACCCTCGGCCAGGCCGAGATGTGGTTCGGGGCGGGCCGGGGCGCGAGCCATGCGGTGATCGCGTTGTTCGGCTCCGGTGTCGGGGCCTGCGTGATCGCCAACGGCACGCCCTACCGGGGCGCGACCAGCAGCGCGGGCGAGTGGGGGCACACCAAGGTCCACGTCGGCGGCCGGCTCTGCCGCTGCGGCGCGCGCGGCTGCCTGGAGGCCTACGTCGGCGCCGAAGCGCTGGTCGAGCGCTGGGGCGTGGCCGACGCGGCCTCCAGCTCCAGCGAGAAGGCGGGCCTGGCGGCCCTGCTGGCGGCTGCCGAGCGAGACGACCCGGTGGCCGACGCGCTGCTCTGCGAGACCGCGGAGTACCTCGGCGCGAGCATCGCCGACCTGATCAACCTCTTCAACCCCGAACGGATCGTGATCGGCGGCTGGGCCGGGCTGCTGCTCGGCCCCAGACTACTGCCCGCCATCCGGGCGGCGGCCCGCTCGTACGCGCTGCGCTTCCCGTGCGAGCAGACCTCGATCGAGCTCGGCCTGCTGGGGCCGGACGCCGTCACGATGGGTGCCGCGACGCTGCCGCTGGCGTCGTTCCTGGACTCGGGCGGCGACGTGCCCGAGGCCGGCAGGCGGGAGGTCCGGATACTGCGCTGA
- the gcl gene encoding glyoxylate carboligase — protein sequence MPRMTAARAAVEILKREGVDVAFGVPGAAINPFYAALKASGEIRHTLARHVEGASHMAEGYTRAKAGNIGVCIGTSGPAGTDMITGLYSAIADSIPILCITGQAPVAKLHTEDFQAVDIASIAKPVTKAATTVLEAAQVPGVFQQAFHLMRSGRPGPVLIDLPIDVQLTEIEFDPETYAPLPVYKPAATRAQIEKALGLLLASERPLIVAGGGIINADATDLLVEFAELTGTPVIPTLMGWGIIADDHELNAGMVGVQTSHRYGNATFLESDFVLGIGNRWANRHTGYKLDVYRGDRTFVHVDIEPTQIGRIFAPDFGIASDAKAALELFVEVAKELKAAGKLPDRSAWAASAQERKATLQRRTHFDNVPMKPQRVYEEMNKAFGPETRYVTTIGLSQIAGAQMLHVYKPRHWINCGQAGPLGWTIPAALGVATADPETPVVALSGDYDFQFMLEELAVGAQHRIPYVHVLVNNAYLGLIRQAQIGLDINFQVNLEFENINSPELGVYGVDHVKVVEGLGCRAIRVTEPDQLLPAFEEAKKLAAEFRVPVVVEAILERVTNISMSRTADISDVSEFEELATEPGHAPTAIRALRA from the coding sequence ATGCCTCGTATGACAGCCGCCCGCGCGGCAGTGGAGATCCTCAAGCGCGAAGGCGTCGACGTCGCGTTCGGCGTGCCGGGCGCTGCCATCAACCCGTTCTACGCGGCCCTCAAGGCCTCGGGCGAGATCCGCCACACCCTCGCCCGCCACGTCGAGGGCGCCTCGCACATGGCCGAGGGCTACACCCGTGCCAAGGCGGGCAACATCGGCGTCTGCATCGGCACCTCGGGACCGGCCGGCACCGACATGATCACCGGGCTCTACTCGGCGATCGCCGACTCGATCCCGATCCTCTGCATCACCGGTCAGGCCCCGGTCGCCAAGCTGCACACCGAGGACTTCCAGGCCGTCGACATCGCCTCGATCGCCAAGCCGGTCACCAAGGCCGCGACCACCGTCCTGGAGGCCGCCCAGGTGCCCGGCGTCTTCCAGCAGGCGTTCCACCTGATGCGCTCCGGCCGTCCGGGCCCGGTCCTGATCGACCTGCCGATCGACGTGCAGCTGACCGAGATCGAGTTCGACCCGGAGACCTACGCCCCGCTGCCGGTCTACAAGCCGGCCGCGACCCGGGCGCAGATCGAGAAGGCGCTCGGCCTCCTGCTGGCCTCCGAACGCCCGCTGATCGTGGCCGGCGGCGGCATCATCAACGCCGACGCCACCGACCTGCTGGTCGAGTTCGCCGAGCTGACCGGCACGCCGGTCATCCCCACCCTGATGGGCTGGGGCATCATCGCCGACGACCACGAGCTGAACGCGGGCATGGTCGGCGTGCAGACCTCGCACCGCTACGGCAACGCGACGTTCCTGGAGTCGGACTTCGTCCTCGGCATCGGCAACCGCTGGGCCAACCGCCACACCGGCTACAAGCTCGACGTGTACCGCGGCGACCGCACGTTCGTCCACGTCGACATCGAGCCCACCCAGATCGGCCGGATCTTCGCCCCGGACTTCGGCATCGCCTCCGACGCCAAGGCCGCGCTCGAACTCTTCGTCGAGGTCGCGAAGGAGCTCAAGGCCGCCGGCAAGCTGCCCGACCGCAGCGCGTGGGCCGCCTCCGCGCAGGAGCGCAAGGCCACCCTGCAGCGCCGGACGCACTTCGACAACGTGCCGATGAAGCCGCAGCGCGTGTACGAGGAGATGAACAAGGCCTTCGGCCCGGAGACGCGCTACGTCACCACCATCGGCCTCTCGCAGATCGCCGGCGCGCAGATGCTCCACGTCTACAAGCCGCGGCACTGGATCAACTGCGGCCAGGCCGGCCCGCTCGGCTGGACCATCCCGGCCGCGCTCGGCGTCGCCACCGCCGACCCGGAGACCCCGGTGGTCGCCCTCTCCGGCGACTACGACTTCCAGTTCATGCTGGAGGAGCTGGCCGTCGGCGCGCAGCACCGGATCCCCTACGTCCACGTCCTGGTGAACAACGCCTACCTGGGCCTGATCCGTCAGGCGCAGATCGGGCTGGACATCAACTTCCAGGTCAACCTGGAGTTCGAGAACATCAACTCGCCCGAGCTGGGCGTCTACGGCGTCGACCACGTCAAGGTCGTCGAGGGCCTGGGCTGCAGGGCCATCCGGGTCACCGAGCCGGACCAGCTGCTGCCCGCCTTCGAGGAGGCCAAGAAGCTCGCCGCCGAGTTCCGCGTGCCGGTCGTCGTGGAGGCGATCCTGGAGCGGGTCACCAACATCTCGATGAGCCGGACGGCCGACATCAGCGACGTCAGCGAGTTCGAGGAGCTCGCGACCGAGCCGGGCCACGCCCCGACCGCCATCAGGGCGCTTCGCGCCTGA
- a CDS encoding sugar ABC transporter substrate-binding protein, with product MRTSRVIAATAVIAALTVTATACGGGSTSGSGGGDNSAPKTLTYWASNQGTSIENDKQVLEPELRKFEAQTGIKVSLEVVPWSDLLNRILAATASGQGPDVLNIGNTWSASLQATGALLPFDEATFAKIGGKDRFLPSTIASAGAAGKDPAAVPLYSMAYGLYYNKKMFAAAGIEKAPATWDELQADAAKLTTGGKFGLGIEGGNVSENVHQVFTLGKQHGADFFDAAGKPAFDSPNAVAAVKQYVDFIAKDKIAAPGNAEYANNQTLSDFATGKTAMMMWQSAGANLKSQGMNPEDYGVAPVPIPAGATGDKAVKSMVAGINLSVFKNTKNLDGSLQFVKFMTSNEEQKTLNSTYGSIPPVKEAGKDPVFATPDLTTLNDVLSNSSAPLPQVANESQFETLVGTAVKNLLAAAAAGKPTTDDSVKAELTKAQQQMPAS from the coding sequence ATGCGTACGAGCCGGGTCATCGCCGCAACAGCAGTCATCGCCGCCCTCACCGTCACCGCCACCGCCTGCGGCGGCGGCTCCACCTCCGGCAGCGGCGGGGGCGACAACAGTGCCCCCAAGACGCTCACCTACTGGGCCAGCAACCAGGGCACCAGCATCGAGAACGACAAGCAGGTGCTGGAGCCCGAGCTGAGAAAGTTCGAGGCGCAGACCGGCATCAAGGTCAGCCTCGAGGTCGTGCCGTGGTCCGACCTGCTGAACCGGATCCTCGCCGCCACCGCGTCCGGCCAGGGCCCCGACGTCCTCAACATCGGCAACACCTGGTCCGCGTCGCTGCAGGCCACCGGCGCGCTGCTGCCCTTCGACGAGGCGACCTTCGCCAAGATCGGCGGCAAGGACCGCTTCCTGCCGTCCACCATCGCCTCGGCCGGCGCGGCCGGCAAGGACCCGGCCGCCGTGCCGCTGTACTCGATGGCCTACGGCCTCTACTACAACAAGAAGATGTTCGCGGCCGCCGGCATCGAGAAGGCGCCCGCGACGTGGGACGAGCTGCAGGCGGATGCCGCGAAGCTCACCACCGGCGGCAAGTTCGGCCTGGGCATCGAGGGCGGCAACGTCTCCGAGAACGTCCACCAGGTGTTCACCCTCGGCAAGCAGCACGGCGCGGACTTCTTCGACGCCGCCGGCAAGCCGGCCTTCGACAGCCCGAACGCCGTCGCGGCGGTCAAGCAGTACGTCGACTTCATCGCCAAGGACAAGATCGCCGCGCCCGGCAACGCCGAGTACGCGAACAACCAGACGCTCAGCGACTTCGCCACCGGCAAGACCGCGATGATGATGTGGCAGTCCGCCGGCGCCAACCTCAAGTCCCAGGGGATGAACCCCGAGGACTACGGCGTGGCCCCGGTGCCGATCCCGGCCGGCGCCACCGGCGACAAGGCCGTCAAGTCGATGGTCGCCGGCATCAACCTCTCGGTCTTCAAGAACACCAAGAACCTCGACGGCTCACTGCAGTTCGTCAAGTTCATGACCAGCAACGAGGAGCAGAAGACCCTCAACTCGACGTACGGCTCCATCCCGCCGGTGAAGGAGGCCGGCAAGGACCCGGTCTTCGCCACTCCGGACCTCACCACGCTGAACGACGTGCTCTCCAACAGCTCCGCGCCGCTGCCGCAGGTGGCGAACGAGAGCCAGTTCGAGACCCTGGTCGGCACCGCCGTCAAGAACCTGCTCGCCGCGGCCGCCGCCGGCAAGCCCACGACCGACGACAGCGTCAAGGCCGAGCTCACCAAGGCCCAGCAGCAGATGCCGGCGTCCTGA
- a CDS encoding carbohydrate ABC transporter permease, with the protein MAPPTSFTWSRRIFLLLLSIFVLTPLFVMISSSMKPLQDVQGAFSWIPSSFTLQPYIDIWTTVPLGDYFVNSLIVSVSATALSVVIAIFAAYAVSRYRFRGRKLFTVTVLSTQMFPGILFLLPLFLIFVNIGNSTGIALLGSRGGLILTYLTFSLPFSIWMLVGYFDSIPRDLDEAAAVDGCGPLRTLLKIVVPAAVPGIVAVSVYAFMTAWGEVLFASVMTNQTTRTLAVGLQGYATQNNVYWNQVMAASLVVSLPVVAGFLLLQRYLVAGLTAGAVK; encoded by the coding sequence ATGGCACCCCCCACCTCCTTCACATGGTCACGCCGCATCTTCCTGCTGCTGCTGTCGATCTTCGTCCTCACCCCGCTGTTCGTGATGATCAGCTCGTCGATGAAGCCGCTGCAGGACGTCCAGGGAGCCTTCTCCTGGATCCCCTCCAGCTTCACGCTCCAGCCCTACATCGACATCTGGACCACCGTCCCGCTCGGGGACTACTTCGTGAACTCCCTGATCGTCTCCGTCAGCGCCACCGCGCTGTCGGTGGTGATCGCGATCTTCGCCGCCTACGCCGTCAGCCGCTACCGCTTCCGCGGCCGCAAGCTGTTCACCGTCACCGTCCTCTCCACCCAGATGTTCCCCGGCATCCTGTTCCTGCTCCCGCTGTTCCTCATCTTCGTGAACATCGGCAACAGCACCGGCATCGCCCTGCTCGGCAGCCGAGGCGGGCTGATCCTCACCTACCTCACCTTCTCGCTCCCCTTCTCCATCTGGATGCTCGTCGGCTACTTCGACTCCATCCCCCGCGACCTCGACGAGGCCGCCGCGGTCGACGGCTGCGGACCACTGCGCACCCTCCTGAAGATCGTCGTCCCCGCCGCCGTCCCCGGCATCGTCGCCGTCTCCGTCTACGCCTTCATGACCGCGTGGGGCGAGGTGCTCTTCGCCTCGGTGATGACCAACCAGACCACCCGCACCCTCGCCGTCGGCCTCCAGGGCTACGCCACCCAGAACAACGTGTACTGGAACCAGGTGATGGCCGCCTCCCTCGTCGTGAGCCTGCCCGTCGTCGCCGGCTTCCTCCTCCTGCAGCGTTACCTGGTCGCCGGCCTCACCGCCGGAGCCGTCAAGTGA
- a CDS encoding LacI family DNA-binding transcriptional regulator, which translates to MSDALRTAASRPATLEDVARVAGVSRSTVSRVINGIRNVDPDIQETVREAIAATGYVPNSAARSLVTRRAGSIALVLSGVSAAVEDPDHARNRVLTDPFFGRALSGVVGALRPRGLHPLLMVADTAEARDQVVGHLKQGGADGAILVSTDAADPLPARLVEVGLPAVLFARPVRPIPISYVDLANRDGARLAADHLAARGCRQVVVIGGPSGVPAAQDRLTGFREAMARHGCPYVPCAEGDFTQPGGEAAMERLLAEHPQLDGVFASNDLMAQGAMFALREHGRRIPEDVPVIGFDDSSAALASRPQLTTVRQPVEDMAAELTRLLLARVEDPSRPVTSVIFEPTLIVRQSA; encoded by the coding sequence ATGAGTGATGCCCTGCGAACGGCCGCCTCCCGGCCCGCGACCCTGGAGGACGTGGCCCGGGTCGCCGGTGTCTCTCGGTCGACGGTCTCCCGTGTGATCAACGGGATCCGCAACGTCGATCCGGACATCCAGGAGACCGTCCGCGAGGCCATCGCCGCCACCGGCTACGTCCCCAACAGCGCTGCCCGCTCACTGGTCACCCGCAGGGCCGGCTCCATCGCGCTGGTGCTCTCCGGCGTCAGCGCGGCGGTGGAGGACCCGGACCACGCGCGTAACCGCGTGCTCACCGACCCCTTCTTCGGCCGCGCCCTCAGCGGCGTCGTCGGCGCCCTGCGCCCGCGCGGGCTGCACCCGCTGCTGATGGTCGCCGACACGGCCGAGGCCAGGGACCAGGTGGTCGGGCACCTCAAGCAGGGCGGCGCCGACGGCGCGATCCTGGTCTCCACCGACGCGGCCGACCCGCTGCCCGCCAGGTTGGTCGAAGTCGGCCTCCCCGCGGTGCTGTTCGCGCGGCCGGTGCGCCCGATCCCGATCAGCTACGTCGACCTCGCCAACCGCGACGGCGCCCGGCTCGCCGCCGACCACCTCGCCGCGCGGGGCTGCCGCCAGGTCGTGGTGATCGGCGGCCCGTCCGGAGTGCCCGCCGCCCAGGACCGCCTGACCGGCTTCCGCGAGGCCATGGCCCGGCACGGCTGCCCCTACGTCCCCTGCGCGGAGGGGGATTTCACCCAGCCCGGCGGCGAGGCCGCGATGGAGCGACTGCTCGCCGAACACCCCCAGCTGGACGGGGTGTTCGCGAGTAACGACCTGATGGCCCAGGGAGCCATGTTCGCCCTGCGCGAGCACGGCCGCCGGATCCCCGAGGACGTCCCGGTCATCGGGTTCGACGACAGCAGCGCGGCCCTCGCCAGTCGACCCCAACTGACCACCGTCCGCCAGCCGGTGGAGGACATGGCGGCCGAGCTCACCCGGCTTCTCCTGGCCCGGGTGGAGGATCCGTCCCGCCCGGTGACGTCGGTGATATTCGAGCCGACGTTGATCGTCCGGCAGAGCGCCTGA
- a CDS encoding discoidin domain-containing protein, whose protein sequence is MRRVPAAVTAAAVVAGLAMALPVTTASAADALLSQGKTVTSSSTENAGTPATAAVDGNTGTRWSSAATDQQWIQVDLGVSAAIDKVVLNWEAAYGDGYQIQTSADGVAWTTIYTTTTGAGGVETLNVSGTGRYVRMNGTHRHTGYGYSLWEFQVYGTPSGGTGGTGGTGGTCGTDNAAQGKTATASSTENGGTLASAAVDGNTGTRWASAASDPQWLQVDLGSSQQVCQVVLNWEAAYGDGYQIQLSPDGTNWNTVYTTTTGAGGVETLNVSGTGRYVRMNGTHRHTGYGYSLWEFAVHTGSTSTVPPVQGGGDLGPNVKIFDPSTPNIQATVDQIFAKQESNQFGSDRYALLFKPGTYSNINAQIGFYTSIAGLGLNPDDTTFNGDVTVDAGWMQGNATQNFWRSAENLHLKPVSGTDRWAVSQAAPFRRMHVEGGLNLAPSGYGWASGGYIADSKIDGQVGNYSQQQWYTRDSSIGGFSNGVWNQTFSGVQGAPAQGFPNPPYTTLDTTPVSQEKPFLYLDGNDYKVFVPAKRTNARGTDWGNGAPQGSSLPLSQFYVVKAGATAATINQALAQGLNLLFTPGVYHVDQSINITRPDTVVLGLGMATIVPDNGVTAVKVADVDGVKLSGLLLDAGTVNSPSLLQVGGSGPGAGHAADPIVVQDVFVRVGGAGAGKATAGMVINSNNTIIDHTWIWRADHGAGVGWDVNASDYGMLVGGNDVLATGLFVEHFKKYDVEWSGNGGKTIFFQNEIAYDAPNQAAVQNGATKGYAAYKVDNNVTSHEAWGLGSYCYFNVDPTIVVDHGFEVPNTPNVKLHDILVNSLGGNGQFNHVVNDTGAGTSGTSTTPSNVVSYP, encoded by the coding sequence ATGCGCCGCGTTCCGGCCGCCGTCACGGCCGCAGCCGTGGTCGCAGGTCTGGCGATGGCCCTTCCGGTCACCACCGCGAGCGCCGCCGACGCCCTGCTCTCCCAGGGGAAGACGGTGACCTCCTCCTCCACGGAGAACGCCGGCACCCCGGCCACCGCCGCGGTCGACGGCAACACCGGCACCCGCTGGTCCAGCGCCGCGACCGACCAGCAGTGGATCCAGGTCGACCTCGGCGTCAGCGCCGCGATCGACAAGGTCGTCCTGAACTGGGAGGCCGCCTACGGCGACGGCTACCAGATCCAGACCTCGGCCGACGGCGTCGCCTGGACCACGATCTACACCACCACCACCGGCGCCGGCGGCGTGGAGACCCTCAACGTCTCCGGCACGGGCCGCTACGTGCGGATGAACGGCACCCACCGCCACACCGGCTACGGCTACTCCCTCTGGGAGTTCCAGGTCTACGGCACCCCCAGCGGTGGCACCGGCGGCACCGGCGGGACCGGCGGGACCTGCGGCACCGACAACGCGGCGCAGGGCAAGACCGCCACCGCGTCCTCGACGGAGAACGGCGGCACGCTCGCCTCCGCGGCCGTCGACGGCAACACCGGCACCCGCTGGGCCTCCGCCGCCAGCGACCCGCAGTGGCTGCAGGTCGACCTCGGCTCCAGCCAGCAGGTCTGCCAGGTCGTCCTGAACTGGGAGGCCGCGTACGGCGACGGCTACCAGATCCAGCTCTCGCCCGACGGCACCAACTGGAACACCGTCTACACCACCACCACCGGCGCCGGCGGCGTGGAGACCCTCAACGTCTCCGGCACGGGCCGCTACGTGCGGATGAACGGCACCCACCGCCACACCGGCTACGGCTACTCCCTCTGGGAGTTCGCGGTGCACACCGGCAGCACCAGCACCGTCCCGCCGGTCCAGGGCGGCGGCGACCTCGGCCCCAACGTGAAGATCTTCGACCCCTCCACGCCCAACATCCAGGCCACGGTCGACCAGATCTTCGCCAAGCAGGAGTCCAACCAGTTCGGCTCCGACCGCTACGCGCTGCTCTTCAAGCCCGGTACCTACAGCAACATCAACGCGCAGATCGGGTTCTACACCTCGATCGCGGGTCTGGGCCTGAACCCGGACGACACCACCTTCAACGGCGACGTCACCGTCGACGCGGGCTGGATGCAGGGCAACGCCACCCAGAACTTCTGGCGCTCGGCGGAGAACCTGCACCTCAAGCCGGTCAGCGGCACCGACCGCTGGGCCGTCTCGCAGGCCGCGCCGTTCCGCCGGATGCACGTCGAGGGCGGCCTCAACCTGGCGCCCTCCGGGTACGGCTGGGCGAGCGGCGGCTACATCGCCGACAGCAAGATCGACGGCCAGGTGGGCAACTACTCGCAGCAGCAGTGGTACACCCGCGACAGCTCCATCGGCGGCTTCAGCAACGGCGTCTGGAACCAGACGTTCTCCGGCGTCCAGGGCGCTCCCGCCCAGGGCTTCCCGAACCCGCCGTACACCACCCTGGACACCACCCCGGTCTCGCAGGAGAAGCCGTTCCTCTACCTGGACGGCAACGACTACAAGGTCTTCGTGCCCGCGAAGCGCACCAACGCGCGCGGCACCGACTGGGGCAACGGCGCGCCGCAGGGCAGCTCGCTCCCGCTGAGCCAGTTCTACGTGGTCAAGGCCGGGGCCACCGCCGCGACCATCAACCAGGCGCTCGCCCAGGGCCTCAACCTGCTCTTCACCCCGGGCGTCTACCACGTCGACCAGTCGATCAACATCACCCGCCCCGACACCGTGGTGCTGGGCCTCGGCATGGCCACCATCGTGCCGGACAACGGCGTCACCGCCGTCAAGGTCGCGGACGTGGACGGCGTCAAGCTCTCCGGTCTGCTGCTGGACGCCGGTACGGTGAACTCCCCGTCGCTGCTCCAGGTCGGCGGTTCGGGCCCGGGTGCCGGCCACGCGGCCGACCCGATCGTCGTGCAGGACGTCTTCGTCCGGGTCGGCGGCGCCGGCGCGGGCAAGGCCACCGCGGGCATGGTGATCAACAGCAACAACACCATCATCGACCACACCTGGATCTGGCGCGCCGACCACGGCGCCGGCGTCGGCTGGGACGTCAACGCCTCGGACTACGGCATGCTCGTGGGCGGCAACGACGTGCTGGCCACCGGCCTGTTCGTCGAGCACTTCAAGAAGTACGACGTCGAGTGGTCCGGCAACGGCGGCAAGACGATCTTCTTCCAGAACGAGATCGCGTACGACGCCCCCAACCAGGCCGCCGTCCAGAACGGTGCCACCAAGGGCTACGCCGCCTACAAGGTCGACAACAACGTGACCTCGCACGAGGCGTGGGGTCTGGGCAGCTACTGCTACTTCAACGTCGACCCGACCATCGTGGTGGACCACGGCTTCGAGGTCCCGAACACGCCGAACGTCAAGCTCCACGACATCCTGGTCAACTCGCTCGGTGGAAACGGCCAGTTCAACCACGTGGTGAACGACACCGGCGCGGGCACCTCGGGCACCTCGACCACCCCGTCGAACGTCGTCTCCTACCCGTGA
- a CDS encoding GH1 family beta-glucosidase yields MNDLSALPDDFVWGAATAAYQIEGAVDADGRAPSIWDTFSHTPGKVDNGDTGDVACDHYHRWPQDLAIAGQLGLDAYRFSIAWPRVIPHADGRVNQAGLDFYDRLTDTLLDKGITPFPTLYHWDLPQTQQDRGGWPQRETAERFGEYAQVVAGALGDRITNWATLNEPLCSAWIGHLDGNMAPGLKDLTAAVRASYHLHLGHGLAVQALRATIPNANIGIVNNLSPVHPATDSESDRLAAQYADGHINRWWLDPVLGRGYPQDMLDLYGVDLPVQPGDMELISAPLDWIGLNYYFRQIVTGDPTGPAPHFRQVPGPNVEHTAMDWEVHGPGLEQLLLRLSDDYGVQKIYVTENGSAYHDTVGADGQVHDPERTAYLEEHLAACARAVAKGAPLAGYFAWSLLDNFEWAYGYDKRFGLVHVDYKTQQRTVKTSGHRYAEMIANHRRRTTHTP; encoded by the coding sequence GTGAACGACCTCAGCGCTCTCCCCGACGACTTCGTCTGGGGCGCGGCCACCGCCGCCTACCAGATCGAAGGAGCCGTGGACGCGGACGGCCGCGCCCCCTCCATCTGGGACACCTTCTCCCACACCCCGGGCAAGGTCGACAACGGCGACACCGGCGACGTGGCATGCGACCACTACCACCGCTGGCCCCAGGACCTCGCCATAGCAGGCCAACTCGGCCTCGACGCCTACCGCTTCTCCATCGCCTGGCCCCGCGTCATCCCCCACGCCGACGGCCGCGTCAACCAAGCCGGCCTCGACTTCTACGACCGCCTCACCGACACCCTCCTCGACAAGGGCATCACCCCCTTCCCCACCCTCTACCACTGGGACCTCCCCCAGACCCAACAGGACCGCGGCGGCTGGCCGCAGCGCGAGACCGCCGAACGCTTCGGCGAGTACGCCCAGGTCGTCGCCGGCGCCCTCGGCGACCGCATCACCAACTGGGCCACCCTCAACGAGCCGCTCTGCTCCGCGTGGATCGGCCACCTGGACGGCAACATGGCACCGGGCCTCAAGGACCTCACCGCCGCCGTCCGCGCCTCGTACCACCTGCACCTGGGCCACGGCCTGGCCGTGCAGGCACTGCGGGCGACGATCCCGAACGCGAACATCGGCATCGTCAACAACCTCAGCCCGGTGCACCCCGCCACCGACAGCGAGAGCGACCGCCTGGCCGCCCAGTACGCCGACGGCCACATCAACCGCTGGTGGCTGGACCCGGTGCTCGGCCGCGGCTACCCGCAGGACATGCTCGACCTGTACGGCGTGGACCTGCCCGTCCAACCCGGCGACATGGAACTCATCAGCGCCCCCCTCGACTGGATCGGCCTGAACTACTACTTCCGCCAGATCGTCACCGGCGACCCCACCGGCCCCGCCCCCCACTTCCGCCAGGTCCCCGGCCCCAACGTCGAACACACCGCCATGGACTGGGAGGTCCACGGCCCCGGCCTCGAACAACTCCTGCTGCGCCTGTCCGACGACTACGGCGTCCAGAAGATCTACGTCACCGAGAACGGCTCCGCCTACCACGACACCGTCGGCGCCGACGGCCAGGTCCACGACCCCGAACGAACCGCCTACCTCGAAGAACACCTCGCAGCCTGCGCCCGCGCCGTCGCCAAGGGCGCACCCCTCGCCGGCTACTTCGCCTGGTCCCTGCTCGACAACTTCGAATGGGCCTACGGCTACGACAAGCGCTTCGGTCTCGTCCACGTCGACTACAAGACGCAGCAGCGCACCGTGAAGACCAGCGGACACCGCTACGCGGAGATGATCGCGAACCACCGCCGACGCACCACCCACACCCCCTGA
- a CDS encoding MTH1187 family thiamine-binding protein: MIAAFSVTPLGIGEDVGEAVTAAVRVVRASGLPNRTDAMFTSIEGEWDEVMPVIREAIEAVKAFSGRVSTVIKIDDRAGVTDGLTAKVATVERHLAGDA, from the coding sequence ATGATCGCAGCATTCTCGGTCACCCCGTTGGGGATCGGCGAGGACGTCGGGGAGGCCGTGACGGCGGCCGTGCGAGTGGTGCGGGCGAGCGGGCTGCCGAACCGGACGGACGCCATGTTCACCAGCATCGAGGGGGAGTGGGACGAGGTGATGCCCGTCATCCGGGAGGCGATCGAGGCGGTGAAGGCGTTCAGCGGGCGGGTCAGCACCGTGATCAAGATCGATGACCGGGCGGGCGTGACCGACGGCCTGACCGCGAAGGTGGCCACCGTGGAGCGTCACCTCGCCGGCGACGCCTGA